A section of the Methanosarcina mazei S-6 genome encodes:
- a CDS encoding caspase family protein, with translation MRKALVIGIDNYPYDPLEGCVNDAVCVASLLKKNEDGSPNFDVRLITNPSDRQDIPTTRRLIDELFETHSDVALFYYAGHGLLKSTGGYIITSDFKTHNEEIPMSEILGLAINSRARSKIIILDCCHAGSFAESNLGNSSISNLCDELTVITASRDIESADEIGGHGVFTSLLIDALQGGAADIRGHITAGSIYAYIDSALGAWAQRPIFKTNVSRFVPIRSINPKIPLEKLRRIPKYFPKPENEFKLDPSYEPTSEKAIAFKCEIFKDLQDFESEGLVKPVDEEHMYYAAMNSKSCKLTALGYHYWRLVKQNKL, from the coding sequence ATGAGAAAGGCATTGGTTATAGGAATCGATAATTATCCATACGATCCATTAGAGGGCTGTGTAAATGACGCTGTATGTGTAGCCAGTCTGCTGAAAAAAAATGAAGATGGATCCCCCAATTTTGATGTTAGATTAATTACAAATCCTTCAGACAGGCAGGATATTCCCACAACAAGAAGGTTAATTGATGAACTTTTTGAAACACATAGTGATGTTGCGTTATTTTATTACGCGGGTCATGGTTTGTTAAAATCTACAGGTGGGTATATTATTACATCAGATTTTAAAACACATAATGAAGAAATACCTATGAGCGAAATCCTTGGGCTTGCAATAAACTCAAGAGCTAGAAGTAAAATCATTATCTTAGATTGTTGTCATGCGGGCTCCTTTGCGGAATCAAATCTTGGAAACTCAAGTATTTCCAATTTATGCGATGAGTTGACAGTAATTACAGCTAGTCGTGACATCGAGTCTGCAGATGAAATAGGTGGCCATGGAGTATTCACTTCATTATTAATAGATGCACTTCAAGGGGGAGCTGCAGATATTCGGGGACATATCACAGCTGGAAGTATATATGCTTACATAGATTCTGCTCTTGGTGCCTGGGCACAAAGGCCTATTTTCAAAACAAATGTTTCCAGATTTGTACCAATCAGAAGCATAAATCCAAAAATACCACTTGAAAAGCTGAGACGAATTCCCAAATACTTCCCAAAGCCTGAAAATGAATTTAAATTGGATCCTTCTTATGAACCTACCTCAGAGAAGGCTATTGCTTTTAAATGTGAAATATTCAAGGATTTACAAGATTTTGAATCTGAAGGTCTTGTAAAACCTGTGGATGAGGAGCATATGTATTATGCTGCAATGAATTCAAAATCTTGTAAGTTGACAGCTTTAGGATATCACTATTGGAGATTAGTCAAACAAAACAAACTATAA
- a CDS encoding AAA family ATPase codes for MAITIPGGLNLKETLLEIKAEFAGYFKEREAEINGSLLAVLSGENLLFLGPPGTAKTQLAGSICQIIEGGNFFNYLLTSFSTPEEIFGPLSLKALEEDEFRRNINGCLPTAHVALLDEIFKASSAILNSLLTILNERKYHNGREIVDVPLLSVFGASNELPEEDESLEALYDRFLFRYRLSYIQDDENFKNLLFREPEDFRPSARIPVSEIEELRKNANSLSVDPDVEIIITELRKNLQLQEIEISDRRWKRIVQVLKVAACSSGCSAVDRTMALLLQHMLWNLPEERETIRKAVFKLVVSGGTDTEKLRQDAEDLRTALSIALKNELPVRVVCDSCGEEFQLRETLEVHHAACPNHSYTLRQEGNSRIYPYDNLVREIESLHVSSGKKSTLSQSQREVFEIEFEALADRINRVKKRLEEEKELLRDLMEANIWLSTADRNEALLLHDTGSSELSGTEEFIAEIRDILSLQDKGGRAAGSVPVKPSSSGLLSEVSHSGSHAAKVEAKVQASDLGNNAGGFIKGLGSRFKLR; via the coding sequence ATGGCTATTACAATACCGGGAGGCTTGAACCTGAAAGAGACCCTTCTTGAGATAAAGGCAGAATTTGCAGGATACTTTAAAGAACGCGAAGCTGAGATTAACGGCTCTCTTCTCGCTGTCCTTTCAGGAGAAAACCTTCTCTTTCTCGGTCCTCCCGGTACGGCCAAAACCCAGCTTGCAGGAAGCATCTGCCAGATAATTGAAGGAGGGAACTTTTTTAATTATCTCCTGACCAGCTTTTCCACTCCTGAAGAGATTTTCGGGCCCCTTTCCTTAAAAGCCCTTGAAGAAGACGAGTTCAGGAGAAATATAAACGGATGCCTCCCGACTGCCCATGTTGCTCTGCTGGACGAGATCTTTAAAGCAAGCAGCGCTATCCTCAACAGCCTCCTTACCATACTGAATGAAAGAAAATACCATAACGGAAGGGAGATAGTTGATGTTCCCCTGCTGTCCGTCTTCGGGGCTTCAAATGAACTTCCGGAAGAAGACGAAAGTCTTGAAGCCCTTTATGACCGTTTCCTGTTCAGGTACAGGCTCTCATATATCCAGGACGATGAAAACTTCAAAAATCTTCTTTTCAGAGAACCCGAAGATTTCAGACCTTCTGCACGCATTCCGGTCTCAGAAATCGAAGAGCTCCGCAAAAATGCAAATTCTCTTTCTGTTGACCCTGATGTTGAGATAATAATTACGGAACTCAGGAAGAATCTCCAGCTTCAGGAGATAGAGATCTCAGACAGGCGCTGGAAAAGAATAGTCCAGGTCTTGAAAGTTGCAGCCTGCAGCAGCGGGTGTTCGGCTGTTGACAGGACAATGGCTCTTTTGCTCCAGCACATGCTCTGGAACCTCCCCGAAGAAAGAGAGACCATCAGAAAAGCAGTTTTTAAGCTCGTCGTTTCAGGAGGAACAGATACGGAAAAGCTCCGCCAGGATGCTGAAGACTTGAGGACAGCACTCAGTATTGCCCTGAAAAACGAACTCCCTGTTAGAGTAGTCTGCGACAGCTGCGGGGAAGAGTTTCAACTGAGGGAAACTCTTGAAGTCCATCACGCTGCCTGCCCGAACCACAGCTATACTCTCAGGCAGGAGGGGAATTCGAGGATTTACCCTTACGATAACCTTGTGAGGGAAATTGAATCTCTTCATGTGAGTTCAGGAAAGAAAAGTACCCTGTCTCAAAGCCAGAGAGAGGTTTTCGAAATAGAATTCGAAGCCCTGGCTGACAGGATAAACAGAGTAAAAAAGCGCCTGGAAGAAGAAAAAGAACTGCTCAGGGACCTGATGGAGGCAAACATCTGGCTTTCGACTGCTGACAGGAACGAAGCCCTGCTCCTGCATGATACCGGTAGCTCAGAGCTTTCAGGCACGGAAGAATTCATAGCTGAAATCCGTGATATTCTGAGCCTGCAAGATAAAGGAGGTAGGGCTGCAGGATCCGTACCCGTAAAACCTTCATCTTCCGGGCTATTATCTGAAGTTTCTCACTCAGGCTCTCATGCCGCAAAGGTGGAAGCAAAAGTCCAGGCATCTGATTTGGGAAACAATGCCGGAGGTTTCATAAAAGGGCTCGGGTCCAGATTCAAGCTCAGATAA
- a CDS encoding vWA domain-containing protein, with amino-acid sequence MSSLDSAPSGFYSFFSRNRLWHDSLSVQRQTAFLLGGELRSIIAYPRTIPRSLREKIAEVIALEILFGQPYEIKDTEKFIGLAGAFYPIFLTLKNSRPWPRLQKIAKRSRGAGVACLKLLLPLIYDLMERFSENRGRNSETGLLKELDAETEAILEEFEKILKQTFLLRQKSYSDDSSSGDSPGSSSFSGNPDIYEAVLGFMQQDGSQAFLDGIMEGVYSRMQEFISEMEENLDLFDTLALLFPGRSWSYSVKELKKEPFYVQLRMLKSYSAFFEKNPDLRRIINFIGRQEFDPPSERIRYSPFGKNRIQTVRFSDSINSLLPMEAAKLLNPALKRKFYADMLEGKLLSYQLLGKHYTGPPRIKPRGPMIALVDTSGSMHGTPQTLAKSAVLAMAKLMLSQQRDMKVILFASTSQHLEIELSNRKKMSERFLNFLLYTFGGGTDFNTALASGLKSLKEKDFQGADLLFITDGKSEISDELVLARWEEAKKKYNAKVYSLIVGGSGAGGLSQISDYTYIVEMEQDKESSGGRVKLVKCETGGFEINKIS; translated from the coding sequence TTGAGCTCTCTGGACAGCGCCCCATCAGGGTTTTACTCGTTTTTTTCAAGAAACAGGCTCTGGCATGATTCTCTTTCAGTCCAGAGACAGACGGCTTTTCTTCTTGGAGGGGAATTGAGAAGCATCATCGCTTATCCCAGGACAATCCCCAGGTCTCTACGTGAAAAAATAGCTGAAGTTATCGCACTTGAAATTCTTTTTGGCCAGCCGTATGAGATAAAAGATACTGAAAAGTTTATAGGACTTGCAGGGGCTTTTTACCCGATTTTCCTGACTTTGAAAAACTCAAGGCCATGGCCCAGGCTTCAGAAGATTGCAAAACGAAGCAGGGGAGCCGGGGTTGCATGTTTGAAACTTCTTCTTCCTTTAATTTATGACCTTATGGAACGCTTTTCAGAAAATAGAGGCCGGAATTCGGAAACAGGATTATTAAAGGAACTGGATGCTGAAACAGAAGCCATCCTGGAGGAATTTGAAAAAATCCTTAAACAAACTTTCCTCCTGAGGCAAAAAAGTTATTCAGATGACTCTTCATCTGGAGATTCTCCGGGATCAAGTTCTTTTTCCGGGAATCCCGATATTTATGAAGCTGTCCTCGGCTTCATGCAGCAGGACGGAAGCCAGGCTTTTCTTGACGGGATAATGGAAGGAGTGTACAGCAGGATGCAGGAGTTCATCTCTGAAATGGAAGAAAACCTGGACCTGTTTGATACCCTTGCCCTGCTCTTCCCTGGCAGAAGCTGGAGTTATTCCGTAAAAGAACTTAAAAAAGAGCCTTTTTATGTCCAGCTCAGGATGTTGAAAAGCTATTCGGCTTTTTTTGAAAAAAACCCTGACCTGAGGAGGATAATAAATTTTATAGGCAGGCAGGAATTTGACCCTCCTTCTGAGCGCATACGTTATTCTCCTTTTGGAAAAAACCGGATCCAGACCGTGCGGTTTTCGGACTCGATAAATAGCCTGCTGCCCATGGAAGCCGCAAAGCTCCTTAACCCTGCTCTGAAGCGAAAATTCTATGCTGACATGCTTGAAGGAAAACTCCTGAGCTACCAGCTTCTTGGCAAACACTACACAGGCCCTCCCCGAATAAAACCCAGAGGCCCTATGATTGCGCTCGTCGACACCTCGGGATCAATGCACGGGACTCCCCAGACCCTTGCAAAGTCTGCAGTGCTTGCAATGGCAAAGCTGATGCTCTCCCAGCAGCGGGACATGAAGGTTATTCTTTTTGCCTCTACGAGCCAGCACCTTGAAATCGAGCTCAGCAATAGAAAAAAGATGTCAGAGAGGTTTCTTAACTTCCTTCTCTACACCTTCGGCGGCGGGACAGATTTCAATACCGCGCTCGCTTCAGGCCTTAAATCCCTTAAAGAAAAGGATTTTCAGGGCGCAGACCTGCTTTTTATTACAGACGGGAAGTCTGAAATTTCTGATGAACTTGTCCTGGCTCGCTGGGAAGAGGCAAAAAAGAAGTATAACGCAAAGGTCTATTCCCTGATCGTCGGAGGCAGCGGAGCAGGCGGGCTTTCGCAGATCTCGGATTATACGTATATTGTGGAGATGGAGCAGGATAAGGAAAGTTCTGGAGGCAGAGTGAAGCTGGTAAAATGTGAGACCGGAGGATTTGAAATTAATAAAATTTCCTGA
- a CDS encoding transcriptional regulator has protein sequence MTEDSPVNLTEKEYSIIDMLQSLGLPRTEATAIVCLKDCKELRSLHIELVSGLRQPEVSVAMRPLRDRGWVDERSEKKNKGKGRPVKYYQLTVPFPKIVQTLEEEFLRDNTEKMIALKRLRELEIIMQN, from the coding sequence ATGACCGAAGATTCTCCAGTTAATTTAACCGAAAAAGAGTATTCAATCATTGATATGCTCCAGAGCCTGGGACTCCCGAGGACAGAGGCCACCGCAATCGTATGTTTAAAAGACTGTAAAGAGCTCAGATCCCTTCACATCGAACTCGTTTCCGGACTCAGACAACCGGAAGTGAGTGTAGCCATGCGCCCTCTAAGGGATAGGGGCTGGGTGGATGAAAGGTCCGAAAAGAAGAATAAAGGAAAAGGCAGACCTGTAAAATATTACCAGTTAACTGTTCCATTCCCGAAAATAGTACAGACTCTGGAAGAGGAATTTTTAAGAGATAATACCGAGAAGATGATTGCACTAAAAAGATTACGGGAACTGGAAATCATAATGCAAAACTAG
- a CDS encoding thiamine pyrophosphate-binding protein, translated as MKEMNGAEVLIKCLEDLGVKHIFGYTGAAILPVFHALRHSDIEIIVNSNEQSAAFSAAGYSRSSNRVGVAIVTSGPAITNTLTSVADAYGDSIPLLVFAGQVPEHKIGTDSFQHINVRGIFRDAAKKVIQLSNGDDIETIIKDAYYFSKSGKPGPVVIDFPLDKQIKNHEYHGMDVKRFEGSYHDDRHLSEGQCENFFKLLLNSRRPLLYLGGGLNSESGSQAVREFNELFGIPSVNTLMAKGVVDERHDLNLGMLGMFGTPYANMLIQENDLFFAIGVRWDDRVAEKVGFAIGTDIAYIDINPEKMHQIKIERSPKFTFIGDAATALRDLLNYARKHNIRLDIREWQIRARYLKKSWPLNYNRSSEYIQAAKVISMLANHVDESTKITTGVGNHQMLAAQYLSMQCPKSFMTSGSFGTMGFSLPTAIGVHYANPHSGVIAIDGDGSLRMNLGELHTIASLDLPIKILMLNNRSDGMVQNLQDAAYEGVRTGTQRPKDVNFAEIARSFGFSYAERVSNRNDLNVKMEAFIDAEGPCFLEACTDREEVLYPKVPAGGSYKDMILGPYIKST; from the coding sequence ATGAAAGAAATGAATGGAGCAGAAGTCCTGATTAAGTGTCTGGAGGACCTTGGTGTCAAACATATCTTTGGCTATACGGGAGCAGCAATACTTCCGGTATTCCATGCCCTCAGGCATAGTGATATTGAGATTATAGTTAATTCCAATGAGCAATCTGCAGCATTCAGCGCGGCAGGCTATTCACGGTCAAGTAACCGGGTAGGTGTGGCTATAGTTACATCCGGACCTGCCATAACTAACACGCTCACGAGTGTTGCTGATGCTTATGGGGACAGCATTCCCCTGCTTGTATTTGCAGGGCAGGTCCCTGAGCATAAGATAGGCACCGATTCCTTTCAGCATATTAACGTAAGAGGTATCTTCAGGGATGCAGCCAAAAAGGTCATACAGCTCTCCAATGGTGATGACATAGAAACCATAATCAAGGATGCCTATTACTTTTCAAAGTCAGGAAAACCCGGACCTGTAGTCATAGATTTTCCTCTTGACAAACAGATAAAAAACCATGAGTATCATGGTATGGACGTCAAAAGGTTCGAGGGAAGTTATCATGATGATAGACATCTGTCTGAAGGCCAGTGTGAAAATTTTTTTAAGCTGCTGCTCAACTCCAGAAGGCCCCTGCTCTATCTCGGAGGCGGTCTGAATTCTGAGTCAGGAAGCCAGGCAGTCAGGGAATTCAATGAGCTTTTCGGAATACCTTCTGTCAATACACTTATGGCAAAAGGCGTCGTTGACGAAAGGCATGACCTGAACCTTGGAATGCTGGGAATGTTCGGTACACCTTATGCGAACATGCTCATACAGGAGAACGACTTATTCTTCGCCATCGGAGTAAGATGGGATGACCGGGTTGCGGAAAAGGTCGGGTTTGCAATAGGCACTGACATAGCTTATATTGATATTAATCCTGAGAAAATGCATCAGATAAAAATCGAGCGCAGCCCGAAATTCACATTCATAGGAGATGCTGCCACAGCGCTACGCGACCTGCTGAACTATGCCAGGAAGCATAATATCCGTCTTGATATTCGGGAATGGCAGATACGTGCAAGATACCTGAAAAAGTCGTGGCCTCTGAATTACAACAGATCATCCGAATACATACAGGCTGCCAAGGTAATTTCAATGCTTGCAAACCACGTTGACGAAAGCACAAAGATAACTACTGGTGTAGGTAACCACCAGATGCTTGCAGCTCAGTACCTGTCAATGCAATGCCCAAAATCTTTCATGACTTCCGGCTCTTTTGGCACAATGGGCTTTTCCCTGCCCACAGCAATTGGTGTCCATTATGCGAACCCACATTCAGGAGTCATAGCAATCGATGGTGACGGCAGCCTGAGAATGAATCTGGGAGAACTGCATACAATTGCATCACTGGACCTTCCAATCAAGATTCTCATGTTGAATAACAGAAGCGATGGTATGGTCCAGAACCTTCAGGATGCAGCTTATGAAGGAGTACGCACAGGAACACAAAGGCCAAAAGATGTGAATTTTGCAGAGATTGCAAGGTCATTTGGTTTCAGTTATGCAGAGAGGGTAAGCAACAGAAATGATTTGAATGTGAAAATGGAAGCATTTATTGATGCAGAGGGACCTTGCTTCCTGGAAGCCTGCACAGACAGGGAAGAGGTCCTGTATCCGAAGGTTCCGGCTGGAGGGTCTTATAAAGATATGATTCTGGGTCCTTACATTAAATCAACTTGA
- a CDS encoding PPC domain-containing DNA-binding protein: MEYAKGRIGRVFTVRIDHGDDLILELIKLAELEKIESAVFMLLGALKEGKLVAGPKENRRPPEPVWTGFSDAREILGIGDIFQEDGEPKIHLHAGTARGDDIKLGCLRGESEVFMVVEVFIFELEGISARRIMDPEQGFAPVSFIQIPDNE, encoded by the coding sequence ATGGAGTACGCAAAAGGAAGGATAGGAAGGGTTTTTACCGTAAGGATTGACCACGGGGATGACCTGATTCTTGAACTTATCAAACTTGCAGAACTTGAGAAGATCGAGTCTGCTGTGTTTATGCTGTTGGGTGCATTGAAGGAAGGAAAACTTGTTGCAGGTCCGAAAGAAAACAGAAGGCCTCCTGAACCTGTCTGGACCGGCTTCAGTGACGCCCGTGAGATTCTCGGGATCGGGGACATTTTTCAGGAGGACGGGGAGCCCAAAATTCACCTTCATGCAGGGACAGCCCGGGGTGATGACATTAAACTGGGTTGCCTGCGAGGGGAAAGTGAAGTTTTCATGGTTGTAGAAGTATTTATTTTCGAGTTAGAAGGAATTTCTGCCAGAAGGATAATGGATCCGGAGCAGGGGTTTGCCCCCGTGAGCTTTATACAGATCCCTGATAACGAATAA
- a CDS encoding ABC transporter ATP-binding protein: protein MTDEIPIIELKNLTKTYKNGVEFRALDSANLIIQKGEFVAIVGPSGSGKSTLMHLIGLLDTPSSGTLLIDGRDVTKMSDKERSAVRNRMLGFIFQYHHLLPDFTALENVMMPLLIAGKSRDEAKSVAEKLLKEVGLADRIDHRPGELSGGQNQRVAVARALSCSPAIVLGDEPTGNLDTKTGDLIYELLRRLNREYNQTFIVVTHNEELAGKADRVIKIVDGKITDQ from the coding sequence ATGACAGACGAAATCCCAATTATAGAGCTTAAGAACCTGACCAAAACTTACAAAAACGGGGTTGAATTTCGCGCTCTTGACAGCGCAAACCTGATAATTCAAAAAGGGGAATTTGTTGCAATTGTAGGTCCTTCTGGTTCAGGCAAAAGCACACTTATGCATCTCATAGGTCTGCTGGACACGCCCAGCTCAGGAACTCTTCTTATAGACGGCAGGGACGTAACAAAGATGTCGGATAAGGAACGTTCCGCAGTGAGAAACAGGATGCTTGGCTTTATTTTCCAGTACCACCATCTTCTTCCCGATTTTACTGCTCTCGAAAACGTAATGATGCCGCTCCTGATTGCGGGAAAGAGCAGGGATGAAGCAAAGTCTGTTGCAGAAAAACTCCTTAAAGAGGTCGGGCTCGCAGACAGAATAGACCACAGGCCAGGAGAACTTTCAGGCGGGCAAAACCAGAGGGTTGCTGTAGCCCGGGCTCTCAGCTGTTCCCCGGCAATCGTGCTCGGAGACGAGCCAACAGGCAACCTTGATACGAAAACAGGGGATTTAATCTATGAACTTCTCCGCAGACTGAACAGGGAGTATAATCAGACATTTATTGTGGTAACCCATAATGAAGAGCTGGCTGGAAAAGCCGACAGGGTTATCAAAATTGTGGACGGAAAAATAACGGATCAGTGA
- a CDS encoding IS1 family transposase encodes MTDEDSEECGDVYSLTAIKSDTRLLLSHHEGKRSAEDAIELFKEVEKMRSTSSPIPVFTSDDWDAFEEALINVYGKIELPQYKGIGRKPLPKLVPPDDLKYVKVLKKKVKNYVVETVQRIIFGDPDEIFEMLGADADSYIGTSYAERINLTIRTSLARFIRKGMNFSKTKRMHQKAIDLFQAWYNFIKPHKSLRLKIDSGNRKWFQRTPAMAEGITDHIWSLKELLTFRVPVQ; translated from the coding sequence GTGACTGACGAGGATTCTGAAGAGTGTGGGGATGTGTATTCACTTACAGCAATCAAAAGTGACACAAGATTGCTCCTTTCTCATCATGAAGGAAAACGTAGTGCTGAGGATGCTATAGAGTTATTTAAAGAAGTTGAGAAGATGCGTTCCACATCTTCTCCTATTCCTGTATTTACCTCAGATGATTGGGATGCCTTTGAAGAAGCACTTATAAACGTTTATGGTAAAATCGAGTTGCCACAATACAAAGGTATCGGAAGAAAACCGCTACCTAAACTGGTTCCACCTGACGATTTAAAATATGTCAAAGTATTGAAGAAAAAGGTAAAAAATTATGTAGTTGAAACAGTTCAACGTATCATCTTTGGAGATCCTGATGAGATATTCGAAATGCTTGGAGCTGATGCGGATAGTTATATTGGAACTTCTTATGCAGAAAGGATTAACCTTACGATAAGGACATCTCTTGCAAGATTTATAAGAAAAGGAATGAATTTCAGTAAAACCAAAAGGATGCATCAGAAAGCTATTGATTTATTCCAGGCATGGTATAACTTTATAAAACCTCATAAGTCTCTAAGGCTAAAAATAGATTCTGGAAACAGAAAATGGTTTCAAAGGACTCCAGCTATGGCAGAAGGAATAACTGATCACATATGGAGTTTAAAGGAACTATTAACATTTAGAGTTCCTGTTCAATAA
- a CDS encoding pyridoxamine 5'-phosphate oxidase family protein — protein MISDRQQIEDILSKAKFIRIALSDDETPYIVPMSFGYKENAIYLHSSQKGRKIEILKKNPRVCFEAAAETELITANDPCKYNVRYRSVIGHGQAKFLEDYDEKVRGLTVLSEHYGMEGPFEFEEWKVNRLCVIKIEIERMTGKESGF, from the coding sequence TTGATATCTGACAGGCAGCAAATCGAAGACATCCTTTCAAAAGCAAAATTTATCCGCATCGCTCTCTCTGATGACGAAACGCCGTACATCGTCCCAATGTCTTTCGGCTATAAGGAAAACGCTATCTATCTCCACAGCTCCCAGAAAGGCAGGAAAATTGAGATCCTTAAAAAGAACCCCAGGGTCTGTTTTGAAGCCGCCGCCGAAACAGAACTTATTACTGCTAATGACCCCTGCAAATACAATGTCCGTTACAGGAGTGTTATTGGGCACGGGCAGGCAAAGTTTCTGGAAGATTACGACGAAAAAGTCAGGGGGCTTACTGTGCTTTCAGAGCATTACGGAATGGAGGGACCTTTTGAGTTTGAAGAATGGAAGGTTAACAGGCTGTGTGTGATTAAGATTGAGATTGAAAGGATGACCGGGAAAGAGAGTGGATTTTAA
- the eno gene encoding phosphopyruvate hydratase — protein sequence MSYIGLQQDSGEYKIQKIHAREILDSRGNPTVEVDVFTPKGFGRASVPSGASTGTNEALELRDADPNRYGGKGVLTAVKNVNTIIQKELLGLDVRNQREIDELMIELDETENKSNLGANAILGVSMAVAKAAADSLNIPLYRYFGGSNAFTLPVPTMNVLNGGKHAGNELAIQEFMIQPKGAETFYEALQIGAEIYQTLGKFLENKYGRSSTNVGYEGGYAPKMGESTEALDALVHAIEEAGYTESEVTIGLDAAATEFYEEEFYNIDGKKLAAPELLDYYVELVNSYPILSIEDPFYEEAFEDFEALTNELWDTIIVGDDLFVTNIERLSKGVDMGAANALLLKVNQIGSISEAFDAASMASRNGYTVIVSHRSAETEDTTISDLAVAIGAEMIKTGAPARGERTAKYNQLLRIEEDLGEVAHYVQL from the coding sequence ATGTCGTATATCGGTTTACAGCAGGATTCTGGAGAATATAAGATCCAAAAGATACATGCTCGGGAGATCCTGGACTCAAGGGGAAATCCCACAGTTGAAGTTGATGTGTTTACACCTAAAGGATTTGGCAGGGCAAGTGTTCCTTCAGGAGCTTCCACGGGTACTAACGAAGCCCTTGAACTGCGTGATGCAGATCCTAACAGGTACGGAGGAAAAGGAGTCCTGACCGCAGTCAAGAACGTAAATACCATTATCCAGAAGGAACTGCTTGGACTTGATGTGCGAAACCAGCGGGAAATCGACGAGCTTATGATAGAGCTCGATGAGACCGAAAACAAATCTAACCTTGGAGCAAATGCCATTCTTGGCGTATCCATGGCAGTTGCAAAAGCTGCAGCTGACTCTCTTAATATACCGCTTTACCGTTATTTCGGCGGCTCCAACGCTTTTACCCTCCCAGTGCCCACAATGAATGTCCTGAATGGAGGAAAACATGCAGGAAACGAGCTTGCAATTCAGGAATTCATGATTCAGCCGAAAGGCGCAGAGACCTTCTACGAAGCTCTTCAGATCGGGGCTGAGATTTACCAGACCCTCGGGAAGTTCCTGGAGAATAAATACGGACGCTCTTCTACTAACGTGGGTTACGAAGGCGGGTACGCTCCAAAAATGGGCGAGTCCACAGAAGCCCTTGATGCGCTCGTACACGCAATTGAAGAAGCAGGCTATACCGAGTCTGAGGTCACAATAGGTCTTGATGCCGCAGCAACCGAGTTTTATGAAGAGGAATTCTATAACATTGACGGGAAGAAACTGGCTGCTCCTGAACTGCTTGACTATTATGTGGAGCTTGTAAACTCTTACCCGATCCTTTCTATTGAAGACCCCTTCTATGAGGAAGCCTTCGAAGACTTTGAAGCGCTTACCAATGAACTCTGGGACACAATCATTGTAGGTGACGACCTCTTTGTCACAAACATTGAAAGGCTGTCAAAAGGAGTGGACATGGGAGCAGCAAATGCCCTCCTTCTCAAAGTTAACCAGATTGGCTCAATCTCGGAAGCTTTTGATGCCGCAAGCATGGCTTCCAGAAACGGCTACACAGTAATTGTAAGCCATCGCTCTGCAGAAACTGAAGATACGACCATTTCAGACCTCGCGGTTGCAATAGGAGCTGAAATGATAAAGACCGGTGCACCGGCACGCGGCGAGAGAACTGCAAAATACAACCAGCTTCTCAGAATAGAAGAAGACCTTGGCGAAGTTGCACATTATGTGCAGCTCTAA